The nucleotide window TGCTTCCCGGTGTGTGGTGTCAGCCCTGGTTGGGTCCACGtaggtgcatgtgtgcatgcactcaGGTGACAGGTGCACTCCTGTATGTCCACCTGTCTCTTCACACTCTTCCCTGTAGGACCCCCCAGCTGACTGATCAGCCCTGATCGCGCACTCCTGCCATACTCTGGAAACCGTGTTTCTCAATCCTGCCCTCCTATGCACAGCTGTCTTGGTCTTTCTCTTGCCTCTTGGAGTCAGTTCTGCCAGATGCTCCCAGAAGACAGTGGCTGCCCAGGGACCATGCACACCATGGTTTGCACTTTCTAAGCACGTGGTGTCTGAGTTTCTGTTAAGATGCATGTAGGCTTAGGTACTGTGTGTGCTTACACAGGACTCCTGTCACCAGCTCCCTCCGAGTCTCGGGGGCATGCTGGGACCCTGTGTACTTGGTCAGAGAACCTGAATGAATCACAAGGAGCACAGGTGGgagaaagtcaggagccagtgatGGAGTTGCCATGGCGGGAAGTGATTTCCCTGCGTCCCAGCCCCGCCCTTCAGGTGGGCTCCTGAGTATcttggagctgggggagaggtTGAGTGTGAGCCCTTTCTCATCCCCACACCTCacttgtgtttctcttccacagaTGCTCACTCCCTCTGCTATGTCATAACTGTCAATCCCAAGGCCAGACCTGGACAGCAACGGTGTGATGTTCAAGGTCACGTGGATGACAGGAGGATTCTGCACTGTGATTGCAGCTTCACTCAGATCAGCTTTTTTGACCCCCTTGGGAGGGAAGTGGATGCCATTGACAACTGGGCAGAGCAGACAGAAATGCTGCGAGATGTGGTGGACGCCCTCAACCAGCAAGTGGCTGAAATGAAACATTCCACAAGCAAGGGTGAGCCTGAAAGACCCTGGGCAGAGGACAGGTATTGTGAACCAGGACTgaggatttccatgtgcagaactgGTCGCTGCTCTTCATTTGGAGGCCCAGTGGCAGGGCGGGAGAGGTGGGACATCAGGGCCAGGCGATGCTAAGTGGAGGATCCCAGGTGGGGCAAAGGATCTGTCAAGACTGATCTGGGCATGGGGAGTTCCTTATGTTTCTGTGAAGTTGCAAGTTGGCCCCACGCAAGTGCTCCAGGAGGAAGTGCAGGAtgcagaggacagagcagggccaggagacACCAGAGGGACGGATGGGAGAAGTGGATCCCAGGTGGGTCAGGGGATCTGTCAAGACTGATCTCTGCCAATGTCTTTCCAATGGGGGCAGATGCCCGGAGCCTGCAGGGCAGGATGTGCTGCTGGCGTGGAGACAGCGGCGGCAGGCACGGGTCCTGGCAGTTCAGCTTCGATGGAAAGATCGGTCTCCTCTTTGACCCGGATGCCAGAAAGTGGACAGAGGTTCATCCTGGGGCCAGCTGGTTGAAGACCACCTGGGAGAATGACAGGCAGCTGACTGAGTTCTTGCGGAAGGTGTCCGTGGGAGACTGCACAAGGTGGCTGGGGAACTTCTTGTTGCCCAGGGAGGAGATGCTGGAGTCTACAGGTAACTAGGGCCAGGGGTGGCGGGAAGGGGTTTTCCCTGGAGATGAGGTGAAGCCACCCCAGTGTGTGCGTGCACGGTGTGGGTGCCGTGTGCACGTGAGTGTGCTGtacctgggtgtgtgtgcatgtaagtaTTGGAATGTGTACATAGATGCAtgggctgtgcctgtgtgtgcatgcaagtgTGTGggcgtgtgcatgtgggtgtgatAGTGTTGGTGCGATGGTGTGGAATCTGGCAgatgtacatgtgtgtgcctgtgtgtgcatgtgagagtgTAGAcatgaatgcatgtgtgtgtgtgttgtaccTATGTGTGCATGTCTGAGTGTGTGTCTGAGAACGTGATCCAGTGTGGTGTGTCCTCCCTACAACAGCAGCATCTGGCGCTGTGCCTTCCCTCacgcctctcctcctcctcctgctcatcTCTTCCTCACGGCTTGGATTTCAGTGCCCTCACCCCGCTCTGCTGGCCTCCACCCCGTGGCTGTCACTGTTCTAGAGCTGCTCGTTCGCCGTCCTCTCTTCCTAGAATCCCGGTTCTCCCGattcttctgctctctctctctctctcccttgatTCCTTCAGAACCATCTCCAatgccagctcctgcctcccttcctggtGCCACCCCAGGACGGTCTGCATGGTCATCCCAGCTTCGTCTGGCAGAtctttcccatcctccctcccttctatCCTAggacctggttctagtcctggctgctcctcttcaggtccagcactctgctgtggcctgggataacagtaaaagatggaccaggtgcttgagccctcccacatgggagactgggaggaggcacctatcttctggcttcagattggtgcagctccagctgtggtggccatttggggagaaaccagcagagggaagacctttctctctatctgtcgctctcactgtctgtaactctactgatcaaataaataaatacaatattaaaaaaatgaacaagcaaGGTCTGTTGTAAGCAAAGTCCACTCTCAGGGCAGGAGAGCGGGCGGGCAGGGGGAACAGCATCTGTGCTGAGGACCTGAGGAAGATTCCTTCTTTATTGCAattgatggtgtgtgtgtgtgtgtggagaattCCTGAGACAGGAGGAGGACTCTAGGAGTAGCTGGGGCTGTCCTGGAGCAGGGCATCACCTGTCTTTTCTCTAACCAGGGCTTTTCCCAActgtgatgctggaatcacaaCCACAGTGACCACACGGCTGACATGACGCTGCCTACCTGGGACATTCACCACTGGATGCTTTTGGAGTTTCtgtaccattttgtttttatgtattgattctGTATTTTAACCTGTCATGAGCCGTTAGCCCCAGTTCAGTAACACTGGTGCTATGACTTGGATACCATCTCTTCACTAGCTGTGCCTCGCCATTCCCTGTTCTGACTCTGGCCCAGCAACCCAATGCAGCACACTCCACTGTGGGAGATCCcgtgagactgcctgcctagcccatgcagttatCTGAGTGCTGGCAGGCCCAGGACCCCTAGGCAcatttcccccagccctgcctctgccaatcaggtaaactgctcctgggtgtggcccaggcccacctggaaagctaggagcctatgtgaccttcaagctgattgagAAGCATAGTGGCACCAATATCGCCTTCATCTATAGAATTAGTGCTGCCCTGAATCGGTTAGgcgccctctgcctgccctttacaAGGTGTGCTTGGTGCTAATAAAGCTGTCGTGTGCCCTGAAACTTGTCTCCGTTGCATCTTGTGGAAGAGTGCTGCTGCCCCACCCCAGTGCACAGGACTCCTGGGATGAGCCCACGACTGGCCCCCAACGTGGGGTCTGAACACGTATGGTGACCTAGGTTCAGGCTCACAGTGCCTCTCTGCTAGGTGAAGAGGGTACCTCGTTGTTTTAGGGACCACGGACACAGTCGTGGGCTCCCCGTGTGGACATGTGAGAAATGGCTGGCCATGTTTCTAACTTATCTTTCCACCTCCCACCCTGTCCCTTATCTTCGTACTCTGCCTGAGCCACAGCCCAGGGGTAGAGCTCCCATGGGGAAAGTGAGACAGCCCTGGGAGCCTGGTCCCAGCATGAGACCTGATCAGAGAGTGAGGGCTACTCCAGCCCTGCAGGCCGggccttccagctgctccagcgaGGCGCCCTGGAGGATGCATGTATGGGGGTAGAGGTGGGGTCTATGGCAGTCAAGGTGGAATCCAAACCCCAGACCCCTCTATGGTTGCTGCTGGCATAGTGAGGGCACAGAGAGTCTGGATCCCAAGCATCAAAATGTACAACTTGATAGAAGATTTGTTTCCTAAATACTGTGTGCTTTATTTATGTACTAGTGTCCCTGAGCTGGCGCTCCATGCCATAGAGACAGCAGTGGAGAACAGCGGGTGCTCCATGGACACCTCTCACCCATCAAGAGGGAAAGGGGAGCCTGAGCTGTGCCCCACCCCGGAGTGGGGTTTTAACAAGGCCAGGAACCCaggatgcctgcctgcctgcctgcctgcctgcagcccgCCCACCTGTTCTTCCTctgtcctccttccctccttctccttctccccaccctcctctgcctttccttctgtaggtagagcaagacacacacacacacacagagagacagagagagagagagagagagagagagggagggtgggaggaaggcagagagggagagagcgagcgctcTCACCTGCAGTGTTCAGGCTTGTAGGTACTGGACTCACTCACTCCTGGCAACCTGCTTCCTGTGTGGCCTCAATGCCCTTTTAACACCAGGGCCCTTTTAGCATCCAGCACTCAGGGCGGGACAGGGCAGGCCTAGTTGTCCCTCAAAAAGATTCGGGGGCGGGGGCGAGCTCACTGGCTGTCCCTTcgattactgaaaaaaaaaaaaagagacaccaGAAATCTCACGCACATTTAACTAAAGCAGCAAACTTCAACGGGGAGAAAACATTTATAACAATAGCGCTAGTTTTCCTTGGGGAAGACGGGAATCGGCGCAACTGCAGACGAAGCCTTAGTGGCAGCCGCAAAGATTAATCTATAACTTAGCTGTCTTGAAGCCACTCTCACCCCATCCTCCCTTCGACCAATAAAACCACTTGACATCACAATTCCTGTACTAGAATACCCAGTGAGCTCCGAACTGACTCACTCACACAGCCATGGAGCTGCTGGACGGGCACTGCTTCCCTTCcctgctgcttctgctcctgTGTCTGCTGGCAGCCGGGCTCGGGGCACCGCTGGCCGGTGAgtgcagggcacagggcagggagagagggtggggaccTCCTCGCAGGCCTGCGCTTCCCTGTGGAGGCTTCTCCCAGAAGTTACAGGAGGAGGATGGGAGGGGGCGGTGGAAAATGCtggtgccccagccctgggcacggATCCAGTGGTCACATGGAGGAGAGCGCACCCTGCACGGAGGCGACCTTGGCTATCCCCTGACCCCTCCTGCAACCAAAAACTCCCCTTCCAACCCATCAGCATCCACTTGCTGCTACACAGCTCACAGCCTCATCAGGCCACTTCACTCCTGAGTTGATGAGTCCTGTGAGCCCCGGGGCCATCTCAGCATGAGACCAGGAACACGGGGATTCCCTGCCAGTCTGCCTTTCTCATCCAGCCACCTCCCCCCTGAGTCGCCTAGTCACTGGAAGCCTGTAGACTAGTCTTGGCACAGGACCAGGATCCCCGGGCTTCGGGTCTaatctgtccctctctcattGGGCCGGTCCTGACTTTTCCCCTACCTGATGGCGTCATTCGCTGCCTGAGGTCGCCCCAGGCAGGCACACCCAGACCTCAGCCCAGGACCTGAATTCGAAGGGATGGGGCCACCATTCCAACACCACGGCACTGGGTTCAGGCACCTTCTCCTGActtcctcctggctgctgggaggaATCACTATAGGTGATGAGCCTTGTTTTGTACAGAACTGGCCAACTTTTGTGCAAAGGACGACTGTACTGGCTCTGAGTCATCTGTCTCCCCAGCTGCTCAACTCTTTCTGGGGGTGGCAGTGACACCACCAGCCAGGGACAACTTGCAAAGGAACTAGGGCCCAGATCTGAGCAGGGTCCCATTTGCCCACCCCAGGTTCGCCGCATCCTCAATGCCCCGGCTGTTGGAGCCCCAGCCCGCAGGGTGTCCTTCTCGAGTGGAGTCTCGGGGGTGTGAGAGTCAGCAGTGGATTCTGTCCTGCTGCAGCTTCTGGTGGCCGCAGGGAGAGGAGTGGGGTCCTGTGGTTGCAGCGTTACTGCTACTCCTGTGCTGTCCAGCGGAGTCCTGGGTCCACGTGGGGACACTCCCTGAGCTGCAGGTGTGAGCTCACCTTGAGGTGAGTGGTGCTGCCTCgtgctggcatctggggacaggctccctgctcctgcgGCTGCTTTGCTTCatctggccctgcccccacacccctGGCTCCAGAGAATCGTGTCCAGCAGCCACTGCCAGGCCTGTCACTTGAATGACCTCGTGGGTGAGGAGCCCTGCTCATGATGACAGCTGGGAGGCTGTGTGGTCCCCCCTAGCCCATGGCCAGATGCACCCCCTCTCTCCATTGCCCGCACCCATACCAAGAACCACCCTGAAATGGCTGAACGTCCCTCTCAGAGGGAATTCTGGGAATCAGCCTGGTATGCACCCACCGTTCACCTGCATCACTACCTGTCCAGGAGACTCAGCTATGTTAGTTAGAGGGTGACTCCCCCATAATCTGTGTTCAGGTTCTTGCAGGAGGAAATTCTTCCACACTCAGGGGAGGATGACTCACACCCTGTGTTTGGAGGGCTGCCAAAAAACTGTTCATAGCAGTGAAAACGTTCTGTTGGATTAAGAGAGGCAGATGTCCAGGTATTCCCCAACCCCTCTTGACAGGCTTCCTGTGATCT belongs to Oryctolagus cuniculus chromosome 5, mOryCun1.1, whole genome shotgun sequence and includes:
- the LOC138842973 gene encoding UL16-binding protein 2-like, with amino-acid sequence MELLDGHCFPSLLLLLLCLLAAGLGAPLADAHSLCYVITVNPKARPGQQRCDVQGHVDDRRILHCDCSFTQISFFDPLGREVDAIDNWAEQTEMLRDVVDALNQQVAEMKHSTSKDARSLQGRMCCWRGDSGGRHGSWQFSFDGKIGLLFDPDARKWTEVHPGASWLKTTWENDRQLTEFLRKVSVGDCTRWLGNFLLPREEMLESTGLFPTVMLESQPQ